The following nucleotide sequence is from Gordonia jinghuaiqii.
GATGGCCTTGTCCGGCAGGAAGCGGGAGGTGATGTAACGATCGGAAAGCGTTGCGGCAGCGACCAGGGCGGAGTCGGTGATGCGCACACCGTGGTGCACCTCGTACCGGTCCTTGAGGCCGCGGAGGATGCCGATGGCATCTTCGACCGACGGTTCGCCGACGTACACCTGCTGGAAGCGACGCTCGAGTGCGGCGTCCTTCTCGATGTACTTGCGGTACTCCTCGAGGGTCGTGGCACCGACCAGGCGCAGCTCACCGCGGGCGAGCATGGGCTTGATCATGTTGCCTGCGTCCATCGCCGAATCGCCGGTGGCACCGGCCCCGACAATGGTGTGCAACTCGTCGATGAAGGTGATGACCTGTCCGGCCGATCCCTTGATCTCGTCGAGCACGGCCTTGAGCCGTTCCTCGAACTCACCGCGGTACTTGGCGCCGGCCACCATCGAACCCATGTCGAGGGACACGACGGTCTTGTTGCGCAACGATTCCGGCACGTCGCCGGCGACGATGCGCTGGGCCAGGCCCTCGACGATCGCCGTCTTGCCGACGCCGGGCTCGCCGATGAGGACCGGGTTGTTCTTGGTCCGGCGCGACAGGACCTGCACGACGCGGCGGATCTCGGTGTCACGGCCGATGACCGGATCGAGTTTGCCCTCGCGGGCTGCCGCGGTCAGATCGGTCGAGTACTTCTCGAGTGCCTGGTACGTCGACTCGGGATCTTCCGAGGTGACCCGTGCGCTACCGCGAACGGCGACGAAGGCCTCGCGGAGTTGCTCCGGGGTGGCTCCGGCATTGTGCAGGAGCTTGGCGACGTCGGAGTCGCCGGTCGCCAGACCGACGACGACGTGTTCGGTCGAGACGTACTCGTCGTCGAGTTCACCGGCCAGCTGCTGAGCTGCGGTGATCGCCGCGATCGATTCGCGGGATAGTTGAGGCGTCGAGCTGGCGCCGGATACCGTCGGCATGCGATCGACCAATGCCTGGGCCTGCATACGAACACTCGACGGGTCCACGCCCACTGCTTTGAGCAGCGGCGACGCGATGCCGTCGGACTGATCGAGCAGTGCCACGAGGATGTGGGCCGGTCGCACGTCGGGGTTGCCAGCGCTGGCCGCCGCCTGCACAGCAGTGCTCAATGCTTGCTGTGTCTTCGTGGTGGGGGTGAAGCTGTCCACTCGCGTGCACCTTTCTCTTTAGTCCAACAGGCTCAAGTATGAGCCCTACGGAGTCTGTAACGCCACCAAGGTTGAGTGCATTCCACTCAGCTTTGCCATTATTGTGATCTACATCACCCAATGGTCGCACTCTGCAGTTCCGCCACTTCGGATAGGTGGCGCTAGGAACACGGCGCACCCGACCCGGAGGTCGCGACTCTGCGGGTGGTGAGGCGAGGGAGAGCAGAAGAGGCACATACCCGGGGCACCGATCGCCGCGCGCAGCGGTTTTGAGTTTACAGATGTACACTCAAAATATGCCGACCGATCATGCGCCCAGTCGCGAGCTGCCCGCACTGGCCGCTCTGGGCCGGAAAGAACTGGCCAAGGCGGTCACCGGGCTCGCCGACGTACATGCATCCGTGGCCGACACCGTATTCACCGGACTTCGCTTCGCGTGGGGTCCGAGGGTCCGTCCCGCGCAGATGATCCACGACGCCATCAGCACGTCCACGTACTCGGCGATCGTGTCGTCCGTCGACGTGGTCGGCGACCTGGCCGAGTCGATGGCGTTCCTCCACGGTGGCGTGCCGTCGGAGACCAAGCGTGGCGCCGTGGCGATCGGAATCCTCGACGGATTGATCGGTGATCAACTGACCGCCGAGAATTCCCCGCTGGCCCCGGAGACCGCCGTCCGGGTCGACGGCGCCATCGTTCCGATCACCCCGGGCGACCTGGCCACGGCCTTCCCCCGGGCCACCGGACACCTGACGGTGTTCCTGCACGGTCTGATGGAGACCGAGTTCGCCTGGGAGCGCGGAGGCCGGCCCACATATGGCGCGCGCCTCGCCGATGACCTCGGCAGCACCGAGGTCATGATCCGGTACAACTCGGGACGGCACATCAGTGACAACGGCCGCGATCTCGCCCAACTGCTCACCGACCTGGTGTCGTGGTGGCCGGTGCCGGTCACCGACCTGACCCTCATCGGCCACTCGATGGGCGGCCTGGTGATCCGCAGCGCTTGCCATAGCGCCGTGGCCGACGATGCGCACTGGCCCAAGCTGGTTCGCCAGACGGTGTGCCTCGGGACCCCTCACCTCGGCGCACCGCTGGCACGGGGCGTCCACCGCGCGACATCGGCTCTGCGCTTGTGGAAGACAAGCCGCCCGTTCGGAACTCTCCTCGGTCGTCGCAGCGCCGGAGTTCGCGATCTCTTCCACGGGGCGGTCGCCGAAGATCATTGGCGCGACACCGATCCCGACGCCTTTCGGCAGCCCGCCGTCGATTACCCGCCGCTGATGGAGGGCGCACGACACCTCTACGTGACAGCGACAGTGACCCGACGACCCGACCACCCGTTCGGCCGTATCGTCGGCGACGGACTGGTGCTGACCAACAGCGGCGGTGGACGAGACCGGAAGCGCCACCTCGGATTCGAGGTCGACGACGGATTGCACATCGGCGGCGCCCACCACTTCACCTTGCTCAACGACGACGCTGTCTACGAGTGGATGCTCCCCCTGCTGGGACCTCGGCGCGCGCTACCGCGTGGCACGGTCTGATCTGCGGTCGAGGGCGAACGTCACCCCGGTCAGCTCCTCGCTGACTGCCCACAGCCGCCGCTGAGCCGCCTCGTCGTGGGAGTCCGCACTGGATTCGACCAGTTTGGGGTACCCGCGGATCTCACCGCGGCCACCGGGTCCGTAGTACTGCCCGCCGACGACATCCGGGTCGGTGGCGGCGCGCAGCGTGGGCAGGGCACCCATCTCGGGCTGCTGGGTGAGCAGTGGCGCCACCCAGGACACCGGAAGGCGTAGCCCGGCAGGCACATTGCGCATCAGCTCGGTGTTGGACACACCCGGGTGGGCCGCAACGGCGATGGTGGAACCATGTGATGCGAGCCGGCGCTGCAGTTCGTAGGTGAACATCAGGTTCGCGAGTTTGGCCTGTCCGTACGCGCCGATGCGACTGTACGAGCGCTCCCACTGCAGGTCGTCGAAGTGAATGGCGGCGCGGATTCGGTGACCGGCGCTGCTGACCGTCACGACTCGGGAGCCGGGCACCGGCAGCAGCCGGTCCAGCAGCAGCCCGGTCAGCGCGAAGTGACCGAGGTGATTGGTGCCGAACTGGAGCTCGAAACCGTCGGCGGTGGTCTGACGGGGCGTGTACATGACGCCCGCGTTGTTGATGAGGAGATCGATGCGCGAGTGGGCGTCGCGCAGGTCGGCCGCCGCGGATCGGATCGAGTCCAGTGACGTCAGGTCGAGGGCCTGGACGCTGACATCGCCGGCCATCTGCGCGGCCGCCTTCCTGCCCTTCTCGACATTCCGGACGGCGAGAACCACCGTCGCCCCGTGTTCGGCGAGCATCCGAGCGGTCTCGAAACCGAGCCCGGTATTGGCGCCGGTGACCACGGCCACCCGGCCGCTCTGATCAGGGATGTCCGTTTCGGTCCAGTTGTCGGTCATGATGTCTCCTTTTAAGTACCGCCGGTCTATTACGTGTCCGACACTAAGAGACCGCCGGTCTACTGTCAAGGGATCGGCGGTCTGCAAGTTAGAGTGGGAGCGTGACTTTCCAGCGTGCGCGTAGTGAAGAGCAGCGGGAGATTCGTCGCCGGGCCATCCTGGACACCACGGCCTCGATGCTCGACGAGATGCCCGTCGCTGATGTGACCCTCAATGAGCTCAGTCGCCGGGTCGGCCTGGCCAAGTCGAACGTCCTGCGCTATTTCGAGTCGCGCGAAGCGGTACTGCTCGAGCTGCTGGACGCCTCGATGGGGAGCTGGCTCGATGAACTGACGGACGAGCTGGCCACAGGTGTCGACGCTGAGTCGCCGCTGGAAGCTCGCGCACACCAGGTCGCCGAGACGCTCAGCCGGACGCTCGCGAAGCGGACGGTGCTGTGCGACCTGTTCGGTGCGCAAGGTGGCGTCCTGGAGCGCAACGTCTCGATCGATGTGGTCAAGCGGCACAAGCGTTCCTCGCTGGCGAAGCTCACGGCCATGGCCGATCTGTTGCGACACCATCTGCCCGAACTCGGCGCCGAGGCCGAGCAACTGTGCCTGATGATCCTGGTATCGGCAGGGGCACTGTCGACCTACGTACCGCCACCCCCGAGCGTTCTTGCCGCCTACGCGGACGAACCCGCCCTCGGCATCCTCAACATGGAACTGGACGAAGCCCTCCGAACCTCCGTCACCGCATCGCTATTGGGCGTGCTGCCGCGGAACTCCGAGAGCGACTAGAACCCGACCACAACACTGCGCTGCCGGAGAAGTCACTGCGCAGCCGCGTAATACACCTTGGTGGCCGCCACGGGTACGGGCGTGGACTCACCGTCACCGAAGTAGACCGTCCACTCGGCGCCGGACTTGTCGAAGAGTTCGGACCCGCTGGAGGGGTAGAGCACGAAGGAGTAGTCCGAACCCTTCCGGCAGCTGTAGCCGAACTCGAAGCCCTGCGGGGGCATGGGCCACGCACCACCGGAGCGGGCCGTACATTGCTGGCCGTTGGCGAGTTCCAGAGCCCACGGGAAAACGTCCGGGCTCGGCTCCTCGAGCGTCGGCAAGGACCCCGAATAGCTGTATGAGGTCAGGGCCTTGGCCCACGGGTCGTAGGTGCACAACAGCCGGCCGTTACTGGGCCAGCAGGCGTTCGCAGAATCCGCAGTGCTTCCACATCGGTACACACCGGTGGTCGCGGCGCCCAGCGCGTTGGTGCAGTACTGCGTCGTCGAAGACGTCCACGGCCCGCCGGTATTCCCGACCGTGAAACCGTTGACAGGTTTCCCGGCCGGGTCCACGGCGACCACTTTGACCACCTCGGGTCCACCGTCGTCCGAGCCGCCCGTCGATGGCAGGCATCGACACAAGACCACCCAGGTGACGGTCCCCTCCGAGATGGTGGAGCCACCCTCGTAGCCGATCCGATAGGCGGTTCCGGCGGCGGTGTCGCCGGTGAACACTGCCACCCCGTCGGAGTCCGTGAGTGGTTGTCCGTACAGCTCGATCGCTCGTGCCCCCGGGGTGCCTCGGGAGACACCGTCGATGGTCGCGCCCGCGCTGCCCGGGGGGTCGCCGGGTGCGATCTCGACGAGCACGTCGTCGACGAATGCGTAGTCGCAATCGATCCAGACGTAGACGGTGCGATCACCGTCGTTCCGCCCGGCGGACGGGAAGGTCGGATTCGCCTGTCGGATGTCGGAAAGACTCTGACCGATCGAGATCCCGGCCCGCGAGGTCGGCGACAGCCGCGTCGCCGCCGCCTCCGCGTTCTGCGCGGCAGCGAGTCGGGCGCTCAGCTGTGCCGCGTTGTCAGCCGTGACGAACAAGCCGCCACCGCTCTCGGCCACGCACGCCAGTGACGGGTCGTCGGTCCGGAAGCCGACTGCGCTGATGGTGACCTCTGGGCGTGCTCGATGAAGGGCGGCGGCGGTCTCGCAGGGCGGCGGCGCGCACGTCGACTCACCGTCGGACACGAGCACCACCGACGCCCGGCCGCTGCCGGGAAGGAGCGCGAATGCCGCCTCGAGCGCTCCGGCGATGGGCGTGAAGCCCTGCGCCTGGAGCTCACCGAGGTCGCCCTTCAGGTCCTTCGTGTTCAACGGCCCCATCGCAACCGCCGTCGTCACGTCCCTGCACCCTTGTGCGGCCGGCGTACTGCGAGCCGGCAGTTGCGACCCGAACGCCACCACCCCGAACAGCGTCTCGTCGGGCAGGCCGTCGGCAAGAGCGATCACGGACTCACGCGCTGCGTCGAGCCGACGCCCCGGCGCATCCTCGGTGTTCATCGAGTCGGACGCATCCAGCACGACGACGGTCGGTACCGGCTCCGGAGCGACCGGTTGCTGGTCGGCCGGTGCCGCCGTGGGTGTGCCGTCCACTCCGACGGCACACCCGGTGAACAACAGCACTGCGGCGGCGATCACCGCACCGATCGACGACATCGCGTGCGTGGAAGTGGTTCGGCCGCATCGGGATCGAGAGCCTGCGTGCAACATGAGGCCGAATCATACGGTGCCTCTTGCCACGTGGCGCGCGAAACGCGATTACCCGGTCAGCCGCTGATCAGCAGTTCAGAATGTGCGACTTTTCCAGAATCGCCACACCGGCACGAAAGCTCCATTTACAGATAGCGCTGCTGACCCGAGTCGGCGATCCTGTGACGGGCGCCTGTCCGTCTACGTGGCAACCGCCACCACAGCCCCACCCACGCGACGACGCACGCCGCGACGAGCATGCGGACCACGCCGAGCGCGGAGTCCGGATAGATCACCCCGGTGAGGTAATGGTCGATGAAACCTGCTGGCGGCAACCCTTTTTCACCCGGCGCGACGGCGGGCCCGGTTCTCGGCGTCGGCGAGTGGACATTCCACTCCCACCAACACCGAGGCGACCCCCACGCGACGGTCGCCAGATGCAGCACCATCGTCCACGGCCATCGCCAGGCCACGAACCCGCCGACGGTCACGTACAGCAGAAACAGCAGGTGCGAGACCGCGATGCCGTCGGCGAGTACCCGATACGGCATGTTCTCAGCGTAGATCGACTCGAGTTCACCGATATACCGATCTGCGCCGCGTCGATCCCCGACACTCGAAAGCGACACACCCCGAGGAAGGACGGTCCGGTGAACACGAGCACCACCGACGAGGCAGCCAACATCTTCGCCGATCCGACGGCCTACGCCGACGAGCCACGGTTACACGCGGCGATGGCGCATCTACGAGCCCACAATCCGGTGGCACGGGTCGAGCGGGCGCCGTACCGGCCGTTCTACGCGGTCACCAAACATGCCGACATCATGGACATCGAGCGGGACAACAACCTGTGGCTGAGCGCTCCGAGACCTGTGCTGACCACCGCCGCGGCCGACGATCTGGCCAAGGCGCAGCTGGACTCCGGGGCCGGATTGCAGACCTTGATCCACATGGACGACCCGCACCACCGGAAGGTCCGCGCCATCGGCACCGACTGGTTCCGTCCCAAGGCGATGCGCGACCTGCAGGCACGTGTCGACGAGCTGGCCAAGCGCTACGTCAACAAGATGCGCGACATCGGCCCCGAGTGCGACTTCGTCGAAGACGTCGCGGTCCACTTCCCGCTGTACGTCATCCTGTCGCTGCTCGGTCTGCCCGAAGAGGATTTTCCCCGGATGCACCAGCTCACCCAGGAGCTGTTCGGCGCCGACGACGCCGAATACCAGCGAGGCACCACGCTCGAGGAGCGGATGGCGACTCTCATCGACTTCTTCGACTACTTCAGCAAGCTGACCGCATCGCGACGGGCGGAGCCCACCGCCGATCTGGCGTCGGCGATCGCCAACGGACTCATCGATGGTGAACCCATGTCGGATGTCGACACCGCCAGCTACTACGTGATCGTGGCCAGCGCCGGTCACGACACCACCAAGGACGCGATCTCGGGGGGCCTGCGCGCGCTCATCGAGAACCCCGGTGAGCTCGACCGGCTGCGCCGCGACCCGGACCTCATGGGCATCGCGGTGGAGGAGATGATCCGCTGGACCACCCCGGTCAAAGAGTTCATGCGCACCGCCGCCGAGGACACCGAAGTCCGCGGGGTACCCATCGCCGAGGGCGAATCTGTCTATCTCGCTTACACTTCGGGGAACCGCGACGAAGAGGTCTTCGATGATCCGGCCGTGTTCGACGTCGGTCGATTCCCGAACAAGCACCTGTCGTTCGGCTACGGCGTGCACTTCTGCCTGGGCGCCGCACTGGCCCGAATGGAGATGAAAAGCCTTTTCAGCGAATTGGTTCCGAGGCTGGACTCGATCGAGTTGGCCGGTGAACCCGAACTGGCCGCGACAGTGTTCGTGGGTGGACTCAAGCACCTCCCGATCAGGTATTCACTGCGCTAACGACCGCTCGCCGCTCCCAGGATGGAACACATCGCGTTCAAGCCTGATCGAGGTCAGAGACGTTCACGGTTCCACACTGAGCTCGGCCCGCTCGTCGTAGAAACAGAGCAGGTCTCGCACCGGTACGGCGTCGTTCAGCGGCCGGTGTAGGTCCACGCGACATCGGGATCACCTCGTCTCCCACCACCGCCGACCAGTACGTCGCCTGACCGGCGTCCATCGATGTGGCCATGGGTCGATGGTCGTCCGGGGCGTCGGCTCGCGCCAGGGGTTCGGGAACTCGTGCCACGTCCCTGAGGGCTGTGGGGAGGACTCATCCGCCGACGGCGGTCTCCACCCCTCCGACGTCGGTGATCACCCAATCGGAGTCACGGTCCAGTGTCACCGTGTACGTCGCTGTCGATTTCACACCGTCGGGTGCCTGGGCGTTCTTGGTGTCGACGCTGACGAACGCGACGACCACATACTGGCCGTCCTTCGCCGACTTCACCACGGCTCCCAGGCCTTCTGCCTCGGAGGACCACTGCAGCGGCACAATGATCTGCTCCATGGATGTCGAGGCATCGCTGAGCTTCTTGGTGAGTTCCGGCGTCGTTCCCTTGGTCAGGTTCTTCTTCCAGGCGTCGATGTCGGAGTAATTCATGGTCGCCGCCTCAGTGGCGTACGAGAGGGCTACCTCTTGCGCCCGGTTCTTCTCGGAAGACTCTGAATTCATCTGCGCAACTTGCGAGGACTCCTGCCGGAGAAGGACCGCCAAGACGACGACGGCGGCGATCAGCAACACCACCAGAAGGCCCACCGACCGCCGCGGCCAGGTGCCCGTTGCCCCGCGCATCCATGTCACCGCCCGGGGGGAACCGGTCGCGGCGGCTTTACTCTCGGTCTCGTCACCGTGTGC
It contains:
- a CDS encoding esterase/lipase family protein, whose protein sequence is MPTDHAPSRELPALAALGRKELAKAVTGLADVHASVADTVFTGLRFAWGPRVRPAQMIHDAISTSTYSAIVSSVDVVGDLAESMAFLHGGVPSETKRGAVAIGILDGLIGDQLTAENSPLAPETAVRVDGAIVPITPGDLATAFPRATGHLTVFLHGLMETEFAWERGGRPTYGARLADDLGSTEVMIRYNSGRHISDNGRDLAQLLTDLVSWWPVPVTDLTLIGHSMGGLVIRSACHSAVADDAHWPKLVRQTVCLGTPHLGAPLARGVHRATSALRLWKTSRPFGTLLGRRSAGVRDLFHGAVAEDHWRDTDPDAFRQPAVDYPPLMEGARHLYVTATVTRRPDHPFGRIVGDGLVLTNSGGGRDRKRHLGFEVDDGLHIGGAHHFTLLNDDAVYEWMLPLLGPRRALPRGTV
- a CDS encoding DUF2784 domain-containing protein → MPYRVLADGIAVSHLLFLLYVTVGGFVAWRWPWTMVLHLATVAWGSPRCWWEWNVHSPTPRTGPAVAPGEKGLPPAGFIDHYLTGVIYPDSALGVVRMLVAACVVAWVGLWWRLPRRRTGARHRIADSGQQRYL
- a CDS encoding TetR/AcrR family transcriptional regulator, with the protein product MTFQRARSEEQREIRRRAILDTTASMLDEMPVADVTLNELSRRVGLAKSNVLRYFESREAVLLELLDASMGSWLDELTDELATGVDAESPLEARAHQVAETLSRTLAKRTVLCDLFGAQGGVLERNVSIDVVKRHKRSSLAKLTAMADLLRHHLPELGAEAEQLCLMILVSAGALSTYVPPPPSVLAAYADEPALGILNMELDEALRTSVTASLLGVLPRNSESD
- a CDS encoding cytochrome P450, with amino-acid sequence MNTSTTDEAANIFADPTAYADEPRLHAAMAHLRAHNPVARVERAPYRPFYAVTKHADIMDIERDNNLWLSAPRPVLTTAAADDLAKAQLDSGAGLQTLIHMDDPHHRKVRAIGTDWFRPKAMRDLQARVDELAKRYVNKMRDIGPECDFVEDVAVHFPLYVILSLLGLPEEDFPRMHQLTQELFGADDAEYQRGTTLEERMATLIDFFDYFSKLTASRRAEPTADLASAIANGLIDGEPMSDVDTASYYVIVASAGHDTTKDAISGGLRALIENPGELDRLRRDPDLMGIAVEEMIRWTTPVKEFMRTAAEDTEVRGVPIAEGESVYLAYTSGNRDEEVFDDPAVFDVGRFPNKHLSFGYGVHFCLGAALARMEMKSLFSELVPRLDSIELAGEPELAATVFVGGLKHLPIRYSLR
- a CDS encoding SDR family NAD(P)-dependent oxidoreductase, with the translated sequence MTDNWTETDIPDQSGRVAVVTGANTGLGFETARMLAEHGATVVLAVRNVEKGRKAAAQMAGDVSVQALDLTSLDSIRSAAADLRDAHSRIDLLINNAGVMYTPRQTTADGFELQFGTNHLGHFALTGLLLDRLLPVPGSRVVTVSSAGHRIRAAIHFDDLQWERSYSRIGAYGQAKLANLMFTYELQRRLASHGSTIAVAAHPGVSNTELMRNVPAGLRLPVSWVAPLLTQQPEMGALPTLRAATDPDVVGGQYYGPGGRGEIRGYPKLVESSADSHDEAAQRRLWAVSEELTGVTFALDRRSDRATR
- a CDS encoding vWA domain-containing protein — translated: MSSIGAVIAAAVLLFTGCAVGVDGTPTAAPADQQPVAPEPVPTVVVLDASDSMNTEDAPGRRLDAARESVIALADGLPDETLFGVVAFGSQLPARSTPAAQGCRDVTTAVAMGPLNTKDLKGDLGELQAQGFTPIAGALEAAFALLPGSGRASVVLVSDGESTCAPPPCETAAALHRARPEVTISAVGFRTDDPSLACVAESGGGLFVTADNAAQLSARLAAAQNAEAAATRLSPTSRAGISIGQSLSDIRQANPTFPSAGRNDGDRTVYVWIDCDYAFVDDVLVEIAPGDPPGSAGATIDGVSRGTPGARAIELYGQPLTDSDGVAVFTGDTAAGTAYRIGYEGGSTISEGTVTWVVLCRCLPSTGGSDDGGPEVVKVVAVDPAGKPVNGFTVGNTGGPWTSSTTQYCTNALGAATTGVYRCGSTADSANACWPSNGRLLCTYDPWAKALTSYSYSGSLPTLEEPSPDVFPWALELANGQQCTARSGGAWPMPPQGFEFGYSCRKGSDYSFVLYPSSGSELFDKSGAEWTVYFGDGESTPVPVAATKVYYAAAQ